ATACATTTTAGCTGAGCCTAAGAAGTTCAAGGACACATTGTGCACAGAAGCAACATTAAAGCATCAAATTCACAGCGCCTGGAACCTCACTATGGATGCTGGGGAGGGGGAGGTCATATTTGGGTTTCTTCTTGCGGGGGTTCGGCCTGACAGCACGCGGCGGCCGACACGGGACCTGACTCTCCCTGAAGAAAGTCACCATGAAGGGCTGTTTGGAGCGAGGACCCCTGCGACCCACCAGCCCGATCCAGGCTGCAGACAGGGAGCGATCTGGAAGTAGAACAGCACAGTGAGCTGCCATGAACAGTAACGCTAGCTACAAACCACTTAAATTAAGTTTATGATGGCTGAGGGCTGCACACCCACCTTCCTCAGTCTCCACATAAAGCCGTATGCCCAGGTTGCTGCGAGGGTGGAGGAGCCAGTGGTTGGAGGCCGTGGTGACGTCGAAGGCCAGCCAGCCCTCCTGTCCTGCAGGCACAGACTGCATGTCCAGCAGCACCAGCTCTGCTCCCTCTCTGAGGgtaaagaaaatatgtgaacatGAAATAACAACATGCAAATCCTTCACTTTTACCTCTGAAGTCTTCATATTTCAGTATGTTTACTAGATGACTGAAGTACAACAAGGGTAAACACACCTGATTAAAGTGATAATAAAGTGGAGACAGTTACAGATCATCAGTTCACGACAATATAGGAAACATCTGATCACAAGTAGAACTCAGTATAAACTGAACCTGTGTCTGTTCTCTCGTTTGATCTCGTAGACAGAGATGTGCAGCGTCCGGTTTGCCCTCTGACCAATCGTCAGCGTCTTATAGATGCGAAACTCTGCCGCGGTCACCGTCTCGCCCTGGGGGAGCGGAGTCAGGTCAAAGCGAAACTCCTTCCAGTACGGACGAGGCTGCAGGAGGTCACGCTCCTGCTCCACTGCAGAGAGGCAGAGTTCAGCATTTCACACCGTTAGCAGAGCTTCATATGTTCAGGATGAGAAGAGGGCAAACATGGTGAACACAGGCGAGTTCGTGTTTCGTACTTCAACGTGAGGGTTTAAGCCAACAAACTGATCAATGTTCAGATTTATGAGAAATGAAAGGAATTTAAACTCTGAAGCCAACATCTGTGCTTTGGATGTTCTACAATGTGAGAATTGTCTGGATCTTTAAACAATTCATGGTGTTAAACTGATTATGTTTAAGATTTGGAGGAAGTGTTTGGGTAAAGGAAGGAACAAACGCTCTGGGAAGACGAGGAATAACACTCCCTACTCTTTTACACTTATAGATAGATTGACGCAACcaatgaaaaaagagaaacaaggtCCAGGATGTGCTCAACCGAACttcattcaaacaaacaaacaaagtccaCCCACCGAAATCTGCAGGAATGTTTCGTGCATTTATTTCAAGCCTCCATGTTTCAGCTGTGCAGTAGTGTCTTTGTTCACAGTGAGAGTCAATCAACCTATGACCAACAGGTGTGCTGCACGGACACCTACAAACAGAGGTGGCTCCACATCTGCCTTTCTAAAAACCCCACAGGAAACTCTGTCCCACAAAAGACATTAAACCTTAATCTGTGATAAACGACAATAAATATGATCACTTCTGTAAGACGCTAAAATTAAACATCAGGTAAACAGTCAGTTAGTAATAATTCATATTCATACTTTGCTCTTACTAGtactgtacttgagtaaattCACTACCACCACTGTCAAACAGCTCAGCACTGATTTAACTTGCAGATGGAAAGtaaaaacatccacaaacacattctTAATTTACTGCAGGTTTTAACCCAagagaagcacaaaaaaaacTTCACTGCGACTGAAACAGACGTCCACATAAAGAACAATAtgtaaatgacacacacaccctcctaCGCCAAAGCTAAACATGAGACTGAAACACCGGAGCAGTGTGTGTCCTTGTGGAACCCTGCAGGGACACGAAACAGCTCTGGTCATTGGGGTTTggcactcgcacacacacacacacacacagtgactccATGGTAAATAGAGATACTAAGGACAGGACACCCCTGATGGGCTGGGCGTGCTCatatcagcacacacacacacacacattgcagtAATTAGAGACACTTAGTGCCCTGAACCGCAGCAGCTGCTcagcacacacaccactaaTTGCAGCCCTGCCTGGTATTTTTAGAGTCGCTGCCTCCATAGCAGTATTTTCATCTCGCTTCGGACGGTTTGCGtcttttttcagtgtgtgtgtgagtgtgtgtgtgtgagtggggcCTTTAATTCTAACCAGCTGTGTGTTCCCATTACATATGTGTAGGAACACACACCCATGCCTGTTTGATTCAACTCATATGAACTACACACTTTGATTAGTCATTCTCAGAGAAACTAAATCTATCTGCTGTGGATCAGGTGAAACtttgaactgcagcagcttcGTGGAAAATACAGAAACTACAATATGTCGAGGGATCTGTGTTGCATGCAGCAGTGTTTGCAAATACACGATTAGCCTGCAGTTATTACTTTGTGCTCGGTGTGATGAGTCCAGCTGTGCTTTTTGTGTCCATCTGATGAGGTTTCACTGTCAAATAAAAGCTTCACCACTGATGGGGAAACACTAGCGTGCGCTGTGGGGCTCTATTAAAGGCATGAGTCAGTTCTGAGTCACCTTTGTTTACAAGGGAGGAGGatgaaatgctgtgtttttgcagcgTTGACTGATAAATTTCAGGGTGCATTTCATTCTCCAAAACACGGCAGACGGGGAAGCCTTTAATTTGATGCAACTTCATTAAAGACCCCGCGCAGAGAGAGAGGATTGATGTTTCCCACAGTGAAGCAGACACAGATCAGCGTATCGTTCCAGAAGAGCTGCAGGAAGGAAGCCATCGAGACGAGGATGTTTAATTTTTATGCTCTGACAGATAGGCATCAGTGGACCTGATAgaagcacaaacactcacacagtgtCTGGGTGACAGAGTTTAACAATAGTTAGAGATGTAGCTGACCGACAGGTTTGTTTTCAAaatcaaatgtgtaaaataacacaAGTGGTTTATTATCATGTAAGACAGTGGTTCCCAAACTCACCCCACCACCAGCCCGCCTTGTTTTCCAGGTATCCTGCATATACAGtaagataccatctcagatgagggTGGAGTAGTGATTTAAagtgaacacacctgatccaggtaatcagcagggGGTAGGCTAGGGATCAAAACCAACAGCGCACTAAACCCTCCTGTTGTACCTCAGGCCCCAGAGATCCAGTCGAACGTCGGAGCAGCGGATTTAGGAATTCTGGGTTGAAATGGAAAGCTACCAACAGAGCTGAGCTGTATGTCCACTGGTTCTAATCCTCTCTGTGCGGCTAAATGTTTGTGGAAATTTTCAAAGGAACTTAAACAGTAGCTCCAACATGTCACTGTCAGTGTCGGTGTCATCAAGTTCACACACTGTATAATTTCATCCTCTCAAGTTTACGTTCAGTAGCCAAACCGCAAAGTGAAAAACTGCACTGTCATTTGGAGCTGATGATAAAAAGGTTCTATTTAAcggtgaagatgaagaagatcaAGGTTTCCGTCATGTCTGAATGTTAATTAGCTCAGAGATGTGAAACTGGAAGAGACTGGTTCTGTGCACAGGTGACAAAACCACCTCACAGCACCTGTGAAGCTGCAAAGTCAGTTTTCATCCTTACTAGTGACAAGTGAATGTAAATTAGCATGTGTATAAATCACtggaacattttaatttaacgTCTCTTTAAAACTAAAACGTGACGTCTTTACACCGATGTACAGATGAAACCAGGTCACGATGAAAGAAAAGCTTCAGTTCACTTTAAAAAACACGTAGTGGTTCTGAAACGTCACTGCTGCCTGAAGCTGAAGTGGTTTGGTGGCATATTAAACACAAAGGGTCACGAAGGATGAATAAACAAATCCTCTTTTACTTTTCCACTCTGACCATTTGAACTCTGAGGTCACACTGCTTGtttcaaatgtgtttagttATAAACggattattttctattttgtgtgaTTGTGTCAAACTGACAACACTTCTACAGGTGAACCAGCAGCATATATTAGAtgttatatatatgttatatattcaACAGTGGTTGTGAATCTGCTTCAGTATTTTAGGATTTTATCTGTTGTTTATTGAGCTCTCAGGTGCTGATGAGTGGATCTTTGTTCCATACGTACAGAGCCAGACTAGATACTGCAGCGACTTCCTTTTCTAGTCTTAATTCTGAGCTAAGCTGTCATCTCGCTGGCTCCAGCTTCCAATTCAAGCCCAAGTTGTCAAACTAACCCTTCACATGtgcttacttttatttttgctgctgttattgtttttaatcaCCACATCATCTGTCTGACAGTCTGAAGGACcttgttttaatttacttaatatACTTAATTTCCCTCGATGCATTCTGAGTCTCTGtagactaaataaatattaagcCTCTCACAATTCGTGCTACAGTAATTTcagacttttttcttcttctgtctcagGATTTTTCAATCCGCCTGTTATCAGCCGTCTCCATCAAGTTGATGAACTTCATCTACTTCCTAGTTAAAGCCTGGAGGCTGAGGACTCACCCAGGTTGACGAAGCTCATCACAGTGTCGGCCTCACTGACCACTGTCCCCAGAGGCGGTGTGTGCGTGCTGAGGGTCGGCAGCGCTGCGTGGTTGACGTGAACTGCTGCGAACTTCCCCATACCATGTCCGTTTACAACTATTTCGTTCCCTTCATCCTCCCCATCTGCTGACATGGCGTGGTAGAGATCCAGCATGAAGAGCGGAGCAGAAGATGGAGGTCTCAGCGGCGGGTGGGGTCTGGGTCTCCCGGGCAGACCCAAGATGGACAGAATCTCCTTCTGCATCTCCTTCTTCTCGCGGCCACTGAGCCGCTTGAAGCTGGAATGGACCACGGCCTCCGCTTGCTGGCTCCACAGGGAGAGAacgagcaggaggagcagggtcctgaggtggaggagaggcTGATGGGGTCTGGAGGTGCATCTGGTCTGTTGCAGGGAGAAGAGGCCGCTGCTGCAAAGACAAGAGAAGCTGTAGGAGACGACTGAGGCCATGGCTGCTCCTTACTCcggtttcttcttctctgctgccaAATCAGAGTTTTACTCCCAAATAATCTGCTGCACAAGTCGCCCGACTTGTGATTCAGGTTATCTCTCGTCCAGCGTTTCCAGTCTGGCAACCACAGCGTCTCCTACTTGCTCCAGTTTGTCTCCAGACTGTCTCTCAGGACAAATACAGCGTTGTTTTGTGCCTGATGTGTTTAGAAGAGAGCTGGCTCTGGACGAGACGTGTTTACCGCCTTAAATCGCCTCTGTTTatctctccctcccccctttTGCTTTGCTCTCCCTCTTCTACCTTCTCTAATCCTGAGGATATAAAACTCCTCACCCTCTGATCGCTCTCACCTCCACAGATAAGAGTGAGACCATATccacaacactgacaaacagttcctcttcctcctgtggACGATTTGGAAACTTGGAAGAGGATGCAAAGTAATTTCAGTGATGAGCAGGTGCCTCAGAAATTGGACTGAAATTTGAGAGCTGTGTCATTAGATATGCTCCAAGTTTGTTTGACCTCAGGAGGAACTAAAGAAGGTCACACCTGCAGTGAGTCAGCGTTCAACCAGCTACCTCACGAGAACCTGTGGAGCCTTCACTACTGGGAGCTTTTATCCAGTCACCCTTGAGTACTTACTCATCCATTCAAGGCAGCTCCCCACCCACACGTCTCTGGGGTTCCAGATGTCTTTCGTAATCCAATTTATAAAAGCAGTAACTCCAGGAAATTGTTTCCTGATTGTAATCCTTAAGAGAGGCGAGAGGCTTCTTCTGaaatctgcagcagctcagagcagcggcggtgtgtgtgtgtttctcctgtACGAAGCTTACAGAGAGCAACAGTTGTTCCTAACCAGGAGGGAGTTTCCCTGCCAGCGTccgcctctcctcctcctcctcttccaagTCTTTAAACTTCTCTCTCCTGCTTgcatctcatcatcatcaccaccccTCCCAGTGGTCTCTTTGGGAGacctcatctctctccctcttccctccACCCATCTATCTTTTCATCTTCTCATGACTGCTTCCTTTCACAGCTGCTCGACATCGAGTCTCAGACGGCTTGGCGGGAAGAATCTGAAGCGGCCCGATGCCCTGTTTAATCCCTCCACTAACAACGAGCGTGAGGGTTTTCACAGGATGAGGAAGATTTCATTTCTCACAACATATCAGTACCTTTAATAAGGCCTAAGCTAAGTTTACTTATCAGGTTAAGTCAAATATATTACTGACTAAACTACATAACTAAAATATATACTTTTACTTTCAGACAGTTCTTAAAAACCCAACATTTAGGTAGTTAGTTGACATTTCTCAGACTATTTAAAGTTTACATTCTGTGGATTATGAGACTATAAGATTGAGATTACTGTCTGATCTGAACGTAGACGTGCTTCTACACATCATTTGAAGTATCTGAGCACTTCGTCACGTTGGattaatattttaatctttCTCCATTGTTATGTTCTGAAACCTCTAACATCGGTATGGTAGCTGAGGTTTGGAGCTGAAACACTAAATGTTAACTCCACACTAAGCGTGCCTAAGCTAACACCTTTGAAAAACTTGGATGGTTTCACATTTTGCTGCACAGCATAATGAGCAATTCTCCAGTTCACAGAGAATTCCCTGCTCGGTCCCAATGCAAACactcagtgcatgtgtgtttgaacCGAGAGGATTTCAAGGGAAGAAATGACTCAAATATAGTAGTGAAGTTCAGCCCTGTGCCAGCTCGTGTTTGTGTACCCTTCTCTTCAAAGCAGCTTGGTACTTGTGGTCACTTTGAAAGGCATGAATAACACTGACCAAACCAAACTGACCGCGGTTCATTTTGTCCTGGCCGAAAGGGCGAGTCCCAAATGCCAGGAATTAACCCTCTgcccattttgtttttcttttctctgcacaTCTGCAGCTTAAGGAGGTTTTGTCTGGAGAGATAATAGTGAGAAGAgtgagagaagatgaagaggaggaggtgaaagaaCAAAGAGGGAGTGAGCTGAGGAGgagtaacataaaataaaaaaataaaaagagggaATGAAAGGGAGCCGAGTGCCCCTGAAACCATATAAACCCgaccaaaatgaaaaatgacattcCAGAGAGACAGAAGTGGCAGAAAAGAGCGAGGACTGTCATCACAGAGAGGTCTGGGATGACAGATGGACTGCAGGGAGGATGGGCGTAGATGGATTGAGAGTGGACAGAAAATAAGAGGAGGGAGTGTGTACACACAGCTGCGAAGGGTGGACTCATCATCTCCGGTGGAACCACCAAACAAAGTTATTTTCAAatcctccatctctgtcacacacatgcacaactgAGAGTGTGatggagggtttttttttttaatgacagatcctgaaacactgaaacagagcGAAATATTAGACGTTCCAAATGATtttcaaccaccaccaccacctctgcAGTGTTTACCTCCGGTCTGTCCACAGAAACGAAGATCCAGTCGGGTGTGTCCTTATCTCTTATGGGATAATTACATGGAAATGTCCGGTCACTGCCTCCGAGTCTGTGGTTTGCTGTCAGGCATAAATGAACGAAGGcacgtacatgcacacacaagagAATAGGAACAAGATTACAAGCATTAGGTGATTTCAATCTATGCATAAATAATAGTACGGAcaaagaatttaattaaattaaatcataaaaatacacatttacattatcTTCAGAAGTCAAATTATGCTGAATCCATTTGTCAAAGATTAAAATGTCACCATAGAAACAGCCCAAATCCTCAAAATCAATTAGAACTTACTGAAAAAATGTaagaatgaattaaacaaatgtcagaATAGTACGTTTTTCtaattaaatactaaatatttcagCTCCAACATGACCCAGTTtaactacacaaacacattcacacagctgctgtcagtttTCATGTGCACAAAAACCACAAATGAGTCAAACACGAGTCAAAGTTTTACTGCAAgcatatttttaatacaaaaacagaacaaaaaaaattgtttataattttagttttttgtttttacttttacacagTTGACTCCTACTGacacccctccctcccctcatGTTGTCGTCGCCACACTGAGAGGAGCACGGCATCGAAAGGTGTTGGACTCGCCTCCTGCGCCCTGAATCCCTCCCTCAgagagacaataaataaataaaattcaccTTAGGATGTTTCCTCTCTTACTGCACTGTCATTCGTTTTCATAAACGTCACCTCTTACACTGAGATAACACAGCGACAACTCGTCCCCATCAGTGACGGGACATTTGAAAAAAAGCCTAGAAGAAGAGACGCTGGCGAGGGACACGAGGGAGGAAGCTCGCTCTCATTGGTCCGCTCGGCCCAGGACTCCTGTCATTCATAATCAAAGTTCTCTCTACACATGAAGGGCAAACCCCTTTGGTCAAGGTCTGGGAATCGTAGTCATtagcaaaaagagaaaactgaacaaacaagGCTGCCACTAGAATCAGCGACCTAGTGAATAATGTCATGTTACAATGAAGTagaaacacactttacacacacataatgtcaAAGAGCGGAGCGGAGTGGACATTTCCTcggtacaaaaacaaaaaaacatcacgATTTGTTTTAGCCATAATACTAAATCACTCTCCGCCGACGACGATAtgacatgaaactgaaaaataaatagattttccTTCAAGCTAGATAACAAAAGTACAGCTGGATTATAAATTAACCAGAaaatgagaagagaaacaaaacgacatctgcaaattaaaatgtttgcatacAGTGACTCAAGTCAATGACCTCTATTATTTCCTgtaacaaagacacacatgatACACACCACCTTTTGTGtgcgagagtgtgtgtgtgtgtgtgtgtgtgtgtgcgctgctGGGTTGCTAAGGGCTACTCAGTGTAGACGTTAAGGTGGAACCGCAGAGGAAGAGACAATTGGCGCATGCTGGTTGTCGAACTCTGCGAACACGGTCGTTAACATCGGGTTAGGTTACACATGTTGTATATTGTCAGTACTGTGCTGTTAGTTGAATGTGTCACCATAAAAATAGTCCTTCCTATTGCCagtttgtgatgtttgtgtgtccgATTGTTATGCCGGTATGTGACAGAACCACACCGCCTTTTGCTGAAATGCACACACCAGGGTGATCTTGACGTTCCAGCGGTCGGGAGGAGTCTGCTCTgtggtgtttgagtgtgtgagtgtttgccctcagctgcagcagcagcagcaccgccgccgccgccgccgccaccGATCCTCCGAGTCTGAGGTTAGccggtgtgtgagtgtgcgtcgGACAGCTTCTCCCGCCTCCCGCGCTCTCCACATGTGGTGTGGGCCTCTGCAGATCTGCTGAGGTGACTCTTTTTCCCGCCGACCAGTCAAGAGGACGGGACATGGCAGTCGttgcatattttctttttaaactcaTCGTTGAGGCATCTGACCCACAAGCCAAAATAATAACCCacaattcttttctttttttttttttccctgaatgtcatttgagctttttttgttgttgcagcCACGGTGGTGGTGGCGGCGTGTCCTCGCTCCCTACACGcctctgtgttgtgtatttgtgtgtcgGTGTGGTTACAAAGCAGTTCACAGActttctctgttgctctgtgtgaCTGGGACATAAGTGTGTAACACAAAGTAAGGCAGCATCACGTCAGGTCAGTCTGTGTTTGGTTCCACGCTGGTGGGGAACATCTGAAAGACAAAGCAGGAGACTGGAAGGCAATCTGGGTTTGCTTCTTAAAGGGGATCAAGTCAGTTACAACCCCAGAGGCTCTGGTCTGGGATTTCCAGACCAGAACTCTtctcctcttgtgtttttgttggtttagGAGACTGAGGAAAGAATGAGAAGGAAATTCACTCAtcttctccatctccttctTTCCCCTATTGAGTATCAGTCATAGTGCACAAATTGAATCAAGCGCTATGGATGGACGTTCAGGTTCAAGAGCTGGTTCCATCAAGATGGCCGATG
Above is a genomic segment from Anabas testudineus chromosome 11, fAnaTes1.2, whole genome shotgun sequence containing:
- the bmp8a gene encoding bone morphogenetic protein 8A; the encoded protein is MASVVSYSFSCLCSSGLFSLQQTRCTSRPHQPLLHLRTLLLLLVLSLWSQQAEAVVHSSFKRLSGREKKEMQKEILSILGLPGRPRPHPPLRPPSSAPLFMLDLYHAMSADGEDEGNEIVVNGHGMGKFAAVHVNHAALPTLSTHTPPLGTVVSEADTVMSFVNLVEQERDLLQPRPYWKEFRFDLTPLPQGETVTAAEFRIYKTLTIGQRANRTLHISVYEIKRENRHREGAELVLLDMQSVPAGQEGWLAFDVTTASNHWLLHPRSNLGIRLYVETEEDRSLSAAWIGLVGRRGPRSKQPFMVTFFRESQVPCRPPRAVRPNPRKKKPKYDLPLPSIHNQTPTNNGGQPCKKHELYVSFSDLGWKDWVLAPTGYSAYYCDGECFYPLGSCMNATNHALIQQVVHLLKPDEVPKACCAPTKLSPISVLFYDDNNNVILKKHRNMVVKTCGCL